In one Lycium barbarum isolate Lr01 chromosome 7, ASM1917538v2, whole genome shotgun sequence genomic region, the following are encoded:
- the LOC132602602 gene encoding acetylajmalan esterase-like: MASLSLPKVSFFLLLTTLFFHSSPCVAKTKCCITSLYQLGDSIADAGNVIRIPNAHVQARAWGLPYGETFFKKPTGRFSDGRIIADYIASALSLPFLNPYLDKSGVSFSQGANFAVAGATALNNSFWATRKVPLVPFNVPLPAQLEWFKSHLQSTCGTHCAQTLRNSLIVLGEFGGVDYWNSLARNMGEPEVRTYVPVVIDGILSAIRDMIQLGATRILVPGVFPFGCLSGYLTRFPNSNPNAYDQFGCLRFYNRFATYHNTKLKKALANLQCEFPHAKIVYGDYYGAFRTIFRFAPWLGFNTSTLVSPCCRCCGGAGQCVTPGDGLCPNPTQYVNWDGLHLTDEAYHRISDIVIKNAFPKFGCYGLGDSGVLSSS, encoded by the coding sequence ATGGCTTCTCTTTCTCTACCCAaagtttctttctttcttttactgACAACCTTATTTTTTCACTCTTCTCCTTGTGTTGCCAAAACAAAATGTTGCATCACTTCTCTTTACCAACTCGGTGATTCTATTGCTGATGCTGGAAATGTGATCCGTATACCTAATGCCCATGTCCAGGCCCGAGCCTGGGGACTACCTTACGGTGAGACCTTTTTTAAAAAACCTACTGGCCGCTTCTCTGACGGTCGTATTATTGCTGACTACATTGCCTCTGCTCTAAGCCTCCCCTTCCTCAACCCTTACTTGGACAAATCGGGTGTTTCTTTTAGTCAAGGAGCCAACTTTGCTGTTGCTGGTGCCACCGCGCTGAATAACTCTTTTTGGGCTACTAGGAAGGTTCCATTGGTCCCCTTTAATGTTCCTCTCCCCGCTCAATTAGAGTGGTTTAAATCTCATCTACAGTCCACATGTGGGACCCATTGTGCACAAACTCTCAGGAACTCTCTCATAGTCTTGGGAGAATTCGGTGGAGTTGACTACTGGAATAGTCTCGCACGAAATATGGGAGAACCTGAAGTCCGGACATACGTTCCTGTAGTTATTGATGGCATTCTAAGTGCCATCAGAGATATGATCCAGCTAGGGGCAACTCGCATTTTGGTTCCAGGAGTTTTTCCGTTCGGATGTCTATCTGGATACCTAACAAGATTTCCCAACTCTAATCCCAATGCTTATGACCAATTTGGTTGCTTGAGATTTTATAATCGTTTCGCTACGTACCACAACACTAAACTGAAGAAAGCTCTTGCAAATCTACAATGTGAGTTCCCACATGCTAAAATCGTCTATGGGGATTACTATGGTGCATTTAGGACTATTTTTCGCTTTGCTCCTTGGTTGGGATTTAATACGAGCACATTGGTATCTCCATGTTGTCGATGTTGTGGTGGTGCCGGACAATGTGTAACACCTGGTGACGGATTATGTCCTAATCCGACTCAATACGTCAATTGGGATGGCCTTCATTTGACAGATGAAGCTTATCATCGTATTTCAGACATTGTCATCAAGAACGCCTTTCCAAAATTTGGTTGTTACGGTCTCGGAGATTCGGGTGTATTGTCTAGTTCTTGA
- the LOC132604301 gene encoding poly(ADP-ribose) glycohydrolase 1-like isoform X1, giving the protein MKVPVYSFNELCNCSAATTEGLVMEKREDLKSILPLLPISFQSSSFFWPPPVIEALKSLSKGPHHSNVDSGEVLFIAISDIRNSLNLPDFSIDASASHGFALFFDDELIGALLACALFCLFPTSDRGAKHLPMINFDHLFACLHDHYEEALENKLKCIVHYFGRICSSMPVGYVSFERKVLSVEYSPSCIPYPKERVWSQSNISLCHIETSISGLIEDQSREAIEVDFANMYLGGGALIRGCVQEEIRFMINPELIAGMLFLPCMADNEAIEIVGTERFSSYTGHASSFRFNGDYVDKKEIDVLGRRKTRIVAIDALCRPGKSQYRLEGLLREINKAFCGFMDQYKCHQYQQLFKDDQNVKATGGKSIVNLLSLGHTSTSSQATEETLGNQLIRNHEGHNGQPLDNQHEIGVVTGNWGCGAFGGDPQLKTMLQWIAASQALRPYILYYTFGLEALQMLDQVTQWIVSHQWTVGELWKVLVEYSSQRSRGETRVGFFSWLLPSLSSQ; this is encoded by the exons ATGAAAGTACCGGTCTACTCATTCAACGAACTGTGTAACTGCAGTGCAGCAACAACAGAAGGCCTTGTAATGGAGAAGAGAGAAGACTTGAAGTCAATCCTTCCGTTATTACCCATTTCATTCCAATCATCTTCATTCTTTTGGCCACCACCAGTAATTGAAGCACTTAAATCTCTCTCAAAAGGCCCTCATCACAGCAACGTTGACTCTGGTGAAGTCCTTTTCATCGCCATTTCCGATATTCGAAACTCTCTCAATCTCcctgatttttccattgatgctTCTGCTTCTCATGGTTTTGCTCTCTTCTTCGATGAT GAATTAATCGGAGCTCTTCTTGCATGCGCGTTGTTTTGTCTATTTCCTACCAGTGATCGAGGTGCCAAACATCTTCCAATGATCAACTTTGATCACTTATTTGC GTGTCTACATGATCATTATGAAGAAGCACTTGAAAATAAATTGAAGTGCATTGTTCACTATTTTGGGAGGATATGTTCATCTATGCCAGTGGGCTATGTGTCTTTTGAGCGAAAAGTTCTTTCTGTGGAATATAGTCCATCTTGTATTCCCTATCCAAAGGAAAGAGTATGGAGCCAGTCCAACATTTCCCTTTGCCATATTGAG ACTTCCATTTCAGGCTTAATTGAAGATCAATCTCGTGAAGCTATTGAAGTTGATTTTGCTAACATGTATTTAGGAGGTGGTGCTCTCATTAGGGGCTGTGTGCAG GAAGAAATTCGGTTTATGATCAATCCAGAGTTAATTGCTGGCATGCTTTTCCTGCCGTGCATGGCAGACAATGAAGCGATAGAAATTGTTGGTACGGAGAGGTTTTCAAGTTATACCGG GCATGCCTCTTCTTTCCGGTTTAATGGTGACTATGTCGACAAAAAGGAAATTGACGTTCTTGGAAGGCGTAAGACTAGGATAGTTGCAATAGATGCACTGTGTCGCCCGGGAAAGAGCCAGTACCGACTTGAAGGCCTTCTAAG GGAGATTAACAAAGCATTTTGTGGCTTCATGGATCAATACAAGTGTCATCAGTATCAACAGCTTTTCAAAGATGATCAAAATGTTAAAGCCACCGGTGGAAAGTCCATTGTTAATCTTTTG TCGCTTGGTCATACTTCAACCTCATCTCAAGCAACTGAGGAAACATTGGGTAACCAGTTAATCAGAAATCACGAGGGTCACAATGGTCAACCTTTAGACAATCAGCATGAAATTGGGGTTGTGACTGGAAATTGGGGTTGTGGTGCTTTTGGAGGAGATCCTCAACTTAAAACTATGCTTCAATGGATTGCTGCATCTCAG GCATTGAGACCTTACATCTTGTATTACACATTTGGCCTGGAAGCATTGCAGATGCTGGACCAG GTGACTCAATGGATTGTTTCACATCAGTGGACGGTAGGGGAGCTTTGGAAGGTGTTGGTGGAATACTCGTCTCAGAGATCGAGGGGAGAAACTAGAGTAGGTTTCTTCAGTTGGCTCCTTCCGTCGTTGTCTTCTCAATGA
- the LOC132604299 gene encoding uncharacterized protein LOC132604299 isoform X2 — protein sequence MAASAFGQCNLAPRTTTIINPTQRQLLSLSFNRQTVNSSSPALSFTQSLGFGSAIERHCEDLNRFTTCAVRELTGSVISAKGHRFAVMTCHSSGWLLLQRVPSILASADTAFCHCSCSFLVLYLHFAPPFGVPILPSAVYIQIFVENSYKMEQRLNIAAITPATKDWTCKVQVVDKFRPRESKDQKTHFQIVIVQDEHEKQICIIL from the exons ATGGCGGCTTCAGCTTTCGGACAATGCAATCTTGCTCCTCGTACAACAACTATAATAAATCCTACGCAACGTCAGCTCTTGTCTTTGTCTTTCAACAGACAAACCGTAAACTCTTCTTCACCTGCACTCTCATTTACCCAATCTCTAG GTTTTGGGTCTGCAATTGAGAGACATTGCGAGGATCTAAACCGGTTTACAACGTGTGCTGTTCGTGAGTTGACTGGTTCTGTTATATCTGCCAAGGGCCATCGCTTTGCTGTT ATGACGTGTCACTCTTCTGGATGGCTGCTGCTTCAACGCGTGCCCTCAATTTTGGCATCTGCAGACACCGCCTTTTGCCACTGTAGTTGTAGCTTCCTTGTGCTGTATCTACATTTTGCTCCACCCTTTGGCGTTCCCATTCTGCCCTCTGCTGTGTACATACAG ATATTTGTAGAAAACAGTTACAAGATGGAGCAGAGGCTTAACATCGCTGCAATCACACCAGCGACTAAAGACTGGACTTGTAAAGTCCAGGTTGTAGATAAATTTCGCCCAAGGGAGAGCAAGGATCAGAAGACACACTTTCAGATAGTTATTGTCCAGGATGAGCAC GAAAAACAGATTTGCATTATATTGTAA
- the LOC132604301 gene encoding poly(ADP-ribose) glycohydrolase 1-like isoform X2 yields MKVPVYSFNELCNCSAATTEGLVMEKREDLKSILPLLPISFQSSSFFWPPPVIEALKSLSKGPHHSNVDSGEVLFIAISDIRNSLNLPDFSIDASASHGFALFFDDLLPRAEAAKWFEEVVPRLANLLLKLPSGIFAPFPLLETHYENADDGVLKGVKTGLRLLESQEPGIVFLSQELIGALLACALFCLFPTSDRGAKHLPMINFDHLFACLHDHYEEALENKLKCIVHYFGRICSSMPVGYVSFERKVLSVEYSPSCIPYPKERVWSQSNISLCHIETSISGLIEDQSREAIEVDFANMYLGGGALIRGCVQEEIRFMINPELIAGMLFLPCMADNEAIEIVGTERFSSYTGHASSFRFNGDYVDKKEIDVLGRRKTRIVAIDALCRPGKSQYRLEGLLREINKAFCGFMDQYKCHQYQQLFKDDQNVKATGGKSIVNLLSLGHTSTSSQATEETLGNQLIRNHEGHNGQPLDNQHEIGVVTGNWGCGAFGGDPQLKTMLQWIAASQALRPYILYYTFGLEALQMLDQVTQWIVSHQWTVGELWKVLVEYSSQRSRGETRVGFFSWLLPSLSSQ; encoded by the exons ATGAAAGTACCGGTCTACTCATTCAACGAACTGTGTAACTGCAGTGCAGCAACAACAGAAGGCCTTGTAATGGAGAAGAGAGAAGACTTGAAGTCAATCCTTCCGTTATTACCCATTTCATTCCAATCATCTTCATTCTTTTGGCCACCACCAGTAATTGAAGCACTTAAATCTCTCTCAAAAGGCCCTCATCACAGCAACGTTGACTCTGGTGAAGTCCTTTTCATCGCCATTTCCGATATTCGAAACTCTCTCAATCTCcctgatttttccattgatgctTCTGCTTCTCATGGTTTTGCTCTCTTCTTCGATGAT TTGCTTCCTAGGGCTGAAGCTGCAAAATGGTTCGAAGAGGTGGTGCCGCGCTTGGCTAATTTGCTTTTGAAATTGCCTTC gggtatatttgcccctTTTCCCTTATTAGAAACTCACTATGAGAATGCTGATGATGGAGTTTTGAAAGGAGTCAAAACCGGTCTTCGCTTGTTAGAATCACAAGAGCCTGGCATTGTCTTCCTTAGTCAG GAATTAATCGGAGCTCTTCTTGCATGCGCGTTGTTTTGTCTATTTCCTACCAGTGATCGAGGTGCCAAACATCTTCCAATGATCAACTTTGATCACTTATTTGC GTGTCTACATGATCATTATGAAGAAGCACTTGAAAATAAATTGAAGTGCATTGTTCACTATTTTGGGAGGATATGTTCATCTATGCCAGTGGGCTATGTGTCTTTTGAGCGAAAAGTTCTTTCTGTGGAATATAGTCCATCTTGTATTCCCTATCCAAAGGAAAGAGTATGGAGCCAGTCCAACATTTCCCTTTGCCATATTGAG ACTTCCATTTCAGGCTTAATTGAAGATCAATCTCGTGAAGCTATTGAAGTTGATTTTGCTAACATGTATTTAGGAGGTGGTGCTCTCATTAGGGGCTGTGTGCAG GAAGAAATTCGGTTTATGATCAATCCAGAGTTAATTGCTGGCATGCTTTTCCTGCCGTGCATGGCAGACAATGAAGCGATAGAAATTGTTGGTACGGAGAGGTTTTCAAGTTATACCGG GCATGCCTCTTCTTTCCGGTTTAATGGTGACTATGTCGACAAAAAGGAAATTGACGTTCTTGGAAGGCGTAAGACTAGGATAGTTGCAATAGATGCACTGTGTCGCCCGGGAAAGAGCCAGTACCGACTTGAAGGCCTTCTAAG GGAGATTAACAAAGCATTTTGTGGCTTCATGGATCAATACAAGTGTCATCAGTATCAACAGCTTTTCAAAGATGATCAAAATGTTAAAGCCACCGGTGGAAAGTCCATTGTTAATCTTTTG TCGCTTGGTCATACTTCAACCTCATCTCAAGCAACTGAGGAAACATTGGGTAACCAGTTAATCAGAAATCACGAGGGTCACAATGGTCAACCTTTAGACAATCAGCATGAAATTGGGGTTGTGACTGGAAATTGGGGTTGTGGTGCTTTTGGAGGAGATCCTCAACTTAAAACTATGCTTCAATGGATTGCTGCATCTCAG GCATTGAGACCTTACATCTTGTATTACACATTTGGCCTGGAAGCATTGCAGATGCTGGACCAG GTGACTCAATGGATTGTTTCACATCAGTGGACGGTAGGGGAGCTTTGGAAGGTGTTGGTGGAATACTCGTCTCAGAGATCGAGGGGAGAAACTAGAGTAGGTTTCTTCAGTTGGCTCCTTCCGTCGTTGTCTTCTCAATGA
- the LOC132604299 gene encoding uncharacterized protein LOC132604299 isoform X1, protein MAASAFGQCNLAPRTTTIINPTQRQLLSLSFNRQTVNSSSPALSFTQSLGFGSAIERHCEDLNRFTTCAVRELTGSVISAKGHRFAVAQMTCHSSGWLLLQRVPSILASADTAFCHCSCSFLVLYLHFAPPFGVPILPSAVYIQIFVENSYKMEQRLNIAAITPATKDWTCKVQVVDKFRPRESKDQKTHFQIVIVQDEHEKQICIIL, encoded by the exons ATGGCGGCTTCAGCTTTCGGACAATGCAATCTTGCTCCTCGTACAACAACTATAATAAATCCTACGCAACGTCAGCTCTTGTCTTTGTCTTTCAACAGACAAACCGTAAACTCTTCTTCACCTGCACTCTCATTTACCCAATCTCTAG GTTTTGGGTCTGCAATTGAGAGACATTGCGAGGATCTAAACCGGTTTACAACGTGTGCTGTTCGTGAGTTGACTGGTTCTGTTATATCTGCCAAGGGCCATCGCTTTGCTGTT GCACAGATGACGTGTCACTCTTCTGGATGGCTGCTGCTTCAACGCGTGCCCTCAATTTTGGCATCTGCAGACACCGCCTTTTGCCACTGTAGTTGTAGCTTCCTTGTGCTGTATCTACATTTTGCTCCACCCTTTGGCGTTCCCATTCTGCCCTCTGCTGTGTACATACAG ATATTTGTAGAAAACAGTTACAAGATGGAGCAGAGGCTTAACATCGCTGCAATCACACCAGCGACTAAAGACTGGACTTGTAAAGTCCAGGTTGTAGATAAATTTCGCCCAAGGGAGAGCAAGGATCAGAAGACACACTTTCAGATAGTTATTGTCCAGGATGAGCAC GAAAAACAGATTTGCATTATATTGTAA